The Flavobacteriales bacterium genomic interval GGATACGAGAAGGTGTTCTCAAGATTTATAGAAGGTTTCGGAAATACAGGAGATGCTTTGGTAGCCATCAGCACCTCAGGCAATTCGGCCAACGTGATACAAGGAGCAAAAGCAGCAGCCGAAAAAGGCATGGCGGTCATTGTCTTAACTGGCAATGATGGCGGAGAACTGGCAAAGTTGTGTGATGTGGAGATTCGCGCACCGCATTCAGGATATTCAGACAGAATTCAGGAAATTCATATCAAGGTCATTCACATTCTTGTAATGCTGATTGAAAAGGAAGTGTAACTCAAATGCTGGTCAAAACCTACGGTAGCGCGGTTTATGGGGTAGATGCAAACATCATCACCGTAGAAACCAATGTGGCTGCAGGTGGTGTGAACTTCTACATGGTCGGGTTGCCTGACAATGCGGTGAAGGAAAGCCAGCAACGGATCTATGCTGCGCTCAAAAACATCGGATACAATGTTCCAGGGAAAACCATCACCATAAACATGGCACCGGCCGATCTGCGCAAGGAAGGTTCAGCATATGATCTCACCATCGCTACAGGCATTTTGGCCGCTTCTGGACAGATCAAATCTGCAGGAATTTCAGATTACATCATTATGGGCGAGCTTTCGCTTGATGGTGGTTTGCAACCGATGCGCGGAGTGTTGCCAATTGCCATCAAAGCCCGCGAAATGGGTTTCAAAGGATTCATCCTACCCAAGAAAAATGCGCGTGAAGCTGCCATTGTTGATGACTTGGATGTGTACGGAATTGAGAATATTCAGGAGTTGATCCATTTTTTTGATGGAAAATTGCCGTTGGAAAAAACGGTGGTTAACACGCGTGAAGAATTTTACAGACAACAGAACGATTCCGACCTCGATTTTTCGGATGTGAAAGGTCAGGAGAATATTAAACGGGCCATGGAAATTGCTGCGGCTGGTGGGCATAATCTCTTGTTGATCGGCCCGCCAGGAGCAGGAAAGACGATGCTTGCCAAGCGATTGCCTTCCATTCTTCCACCACTTTCTCTGAAAGAAGCGTTGGAAACAACCAAGATCCATTCTGTGGCAGGAAACCTAGGTTCGGAAACATCGCTGATGACCAAACGTCCGTTTCGTGCCCCGCACCACAGGATTTCGAACGTAGCCTTGGTCGGAGGTGGACAAGTACCACAACCGGGCGAAATTTCATTGGCCCACAATGGCGTGCTGTTTTTAGATGAGTTGCCCGAATTTCAGCGTACAGTTTTAGAAGTAATGCGTCAACCGCTGGAAGACCGCGTAGTGACCATTTCGAGGGCGCGCATGTCGGTAGAATATCCTTCCAGCTTCATGTTGGTTTCTAGTATGAATCCATGTCCTTGTGGATTTTACAACCATCCAGAGAAGGACTGCGTTTGTGCTCCAGGCGTTGTGCAGAAATATCTGAACAAGATTTCTGGGCCGCTTTTAGACCGGATTGATATTCATGTGGAGGTAACGCCTGTTCCGATCAACGAATTGGCAGATTTTACACCCGCAGAGAAAAGTGAAAACGTGAGAAAACGCGTCATCGCGGCACGCGAAAAACAAATTGCAAGATTCAAGGAAAATCCCTTGGTTCATAGCAACGCCATGATGGGAACCAAATTGCTGAAGGAGGTTTGCAAGATTGATGAGGCGGGAAAGAACATGCTCAAAAAAGCGACAGACCGATTGGGGCTTTCGGCTCGTGCGTTCGATCGCATACTGAAGGTTTCCCGGACCATTGCAGACTTAGAAGGCTCGGAAAATATTGAGCCGGGTCATTTGGCAGAAGCTATTCAATATCGAAGTTTAGACAGACAGAATTGGGCAGGATAATGGGAGAGACTGAGATATATAAACTCGTTTACGAGATTGTGACGGAAGCCATGATTCTGGCCAATCGCAATGGAATTATTATTGATGCCAATCCATCTGCTGTTGCAATGTTTAAATATCCGATGGAGAAATTGATCGGAATGAACGTGGATCAACTGTTGCCCGATGCCTTGAGAAATGCCCACGCGAAACACAGAGAAGGATTTGTAGAAAAACCTCAGAAGCGTTCGATGGGTAGCGGAATGGAACTGTGCGCGCAAGATTCGGAAGGCAATCAGATACCGGTTGAAGTTTCCTTGAACCATGCCAATTTTGATGGGGAGTTTCGGGTAGTGGCACTGATTACGGATATAACTACGCGGAAAGAGGCAGCTGATAGAATGCTGCAATTGAATAAGGAACTTGAGGAAGGAGTGAAACAGCGAACCAAGGACCTGGATGCGGCCGTAAAGGCACTTGAAGAAAGTCAGCATCTATACACACTTATCGCACAGAATTTCCCTGATGGGACCATCAACGTTCTTGACCGAAAGCTCAATTACATTTTTGCGGAAGGAAAGGAGTTTGTACGTAGCGGCATTGATCGGAGAAAAGTCATTGGTCTCAACTACATTTCGTTGCTGCCGGTTGACTTTCGGCAAATGGTGGAAACCGAATTGAATCGTGTTTTCGAAGGGCTTCCAAGATCATTCGAAATTGTAGCTCGTGGCAATACCTTTATCATGAGCGCGGTTCCGTTGTATGACGAGATAGAAGGAGTGAACCGGATTCTGTTGGTGGAGAAGAACATTACTGAACAGAAACAAGCGGAGCGGGACATGGTGGCTGCCCTCAAGAAAGAGCGCGAACTGAACGAGATGAAATCGCGCTTCGTTTCCATGGCATCGCACGAGTTTCGGACCCCGTTGGCCACTGTGCTCAGTTCGGTGAATCTTGTAAGTCGCCAC includes:
- the lpcA gene encoding D-sedoheptulose 7-phosphate isomerase, with the protein product MSLEQIDGELQEAAAVLDSFMNDAANLQAIRKAASILVRCIQTGGKIITCGNGGSMSDAMHFAEELSGRFRGDRPSIAAMAISDPGYLSCVANDYGYEKVFSRFIEGFGNTGDALVAISTSGNSANVIQGAKAAAEKGMAVIVLTGNDGGELAKLCDVEIRAPHSGYSDRIQEIHIKVIHILVMLIEKEV
- a CDS encoding YifB family Mg chelatase-like AAA ATPase, with amino-acid sequence MLVKTYGSAVYGVDANIITVETNVAAGGVNFYMVGLPDNAVKESQQRIYAALKNIGYNVPGKTITINMAPADLRKEGSAYDLTIATGILAASGQIKSAGISDYIIMGELSLDGGLQPMRGVLPIAIKAREMGFKGFILPKKNAREAAIVDDLDVYGIENIQELIHFFDGKLPLEKTVVNTREEFYRQQNDSDLDFSDVKGQENIKRAMEIAAAGGHNLLLIGPPGAGKTMLAKRLPSILPPLSLKEALETTKIHSVAGNLGSETSLMTKRPFRAPHHRISNVALVGGGQVPQPGEISLAHNGVLFLDELPEFQRTVLEVMRQPLEDRVVTISRARMSVEYPSSFMLVSSMNPCPCGFYNHPEKDCVCAPGVVQKYLNKISGPLLDRIDIHVEVTPVPINELADFTPAEKSENVRKRVIAAREKQIARFKENPLVHSNAMMGTKLLKEVCKIDEAGKNMLKKATDRLGLSARAFDRILKVSRTIADLEGSENIEPGHLAEAIQYRSLDRQNWAG
- a CDS encoding PAS domain-containing sensor histidine kinase codes for the protein MGETEIYKLVYEIVTEAMILANRNGIIIDANPSAVAMFKYPMEKLIGMNVDQLLPDALRNAHAKHREGFVEKPQKRSMGSGMELCAQDSEGNQIPVEVSLNHANFDGEFRVVALITDITTRKEAADRMLQLNKELEEGVKQRTKDLDAAVKALEESQHLYTLIAQNFPDGTINVLDRKLNYIFAEGKEFVRSGIDRRKVIGLNYISLLPVDFRQMVETELNRVFEGLPRSFEIVARGNTFIMSAVPLYDEIEGVNRILLVEKNITEQKQAERDMVAALKKERELNEMKSRFVSMASHEFRTPLATVLSSVNLVSRHAEANNQEGITKHVGRIRNSVRNLTSILNDFLSLEKLEQGKVQFKPEDFDMCSLAVSVTEEISGMTKEGQSIRLDCCKQNTCSGRIVTNLDPQLIRNILFNLLSNAVKYSKENMEIVFSVDIGDNLVLKVQDHGMGIPTDEQQHLFERFFRAKNATNIQGTGLGLNIVQKHVDLMGGTIDFTSKLNEGTTFIITLPTQQPEPE